GTTGGTCTGTTCCAGCTCGGCCTGTTGCTGCTCCAGATCGCTCTGCGACTGCTGCAGGCTGCGGCTCTGTTCTTCCAGTTCTTCGTTGGCAACGCGCAGTTCTTCCTGCTGCGTCTGCAGTTCCTCGCTCTGGCGCTGGGTTTCTTCCAGCAGGGCCACCAACTGCGCGCGCAGCAGCGCGGTGCGCAAGGCCAGGCCGATGTTCTCGCCACAGCGTGTCAGCAGTTCTTCCTCGCGCGTGGCGGCCGGGCGCGCATCGCTGACACGGCCCAGCTCCAGCAGGCCGATCACCCGGCCATCGGCGGTGACCGGAGCCAGCAACAGTTCCTGGCAGGCGCTCTGGCCCAGACCGGAGGCGATCTGCAGATGCCCGGCATCCACGCCGCGCACCCGGCGCACCGCCGCCCGCTGCACTACCTCGCCCCATTGGCCGGCAGTGGTCGGCAGCGAGGCTGGCATGTCCACCGGCAGCGCGGCGCCGCCGGTCAGGCGCAGGCGATCGCCTTCGATGCGATACAAGGCACCGACCTGCGCATCCAGCGTCTGGCACAGGGCGCGCACTGCGGCATCGGCCAGGTCTTGCGGGCTCTGGTCGCCACGCAGGCTGGCTTCCACGGTGTTTTCGGCCTGCTGCAGCCACAGCGCCACTTCGGCCTGGCGCCGCGCCCGGATCGCCTGCGTCACCACCAGCGCCATCGCCAAGAACGACACGCCGCCGATGCCGCGATTGATCGAAGAGAAACTCGAGTTGGTGCTGGGCGGCGCCAGATGAAATCCAATCGCCAGCAGTACGCACGACAGCACGCCGACCACGAGGGGAACCTGCGGGCGGTTCTGGAACACGGTCACGGCAACGGCCATGAAATAGGTCAGCCACACGGCATAGCCGAGCGGCGTCACCAGCTCTGCGCCCAATGTCCCCGCCATCAAGGCCGCCGCGCACACCCAGATCCAGCGGTCGCGTGTGGTCGAGATGTTCTGCATGTGGCATGGACCGAAACTGAGGGGCGGCCATGGTAGCCGATAAGTTTCACGCGCAAATCGCCGGGTTTTTGACGCGTTTGCGGCTGCGGCAGCTTGCACGCATCCTTCACGTGAACGTCACTATGGTCGCGCGTTTTTCCGGGGAAGCATCGCCAGATGGATGCCCAGACGGCCATCGACAACGCGGGGCTGCTGTCTCACGACAGCCGGCAGTGCCAGCTGTTGGTGCAGAGCGTTTCCGACTACGCCATCTACATGCTCGATGTCGCAGGGCATGTGCGCAGCTGGAATCCCGGTGGCCAGCGCATCAAGGGCTACCGCGCCGATGAGGTGCTTGGCGCGCATTTCTCGCGGTTTTACCTGCCCGAGGATGTGCAGCGCAACGAGCCGAAGCGCAATCTCGAGCTTGCCCGCCAGCAGGGCCGCCTGGCCACCGAAGGCTGGCGCCTGCGCAAGGACGGCAGCCGCTTCTGGGCCAGCGTGGTGATCGAACCGGTGCTGGAATTCGGCGTGCTGGTCGGCTTTGCCAAGATCACCCGCGATGTCAACGACCGCCACGAAGCGCAGCGATTGCTGCAACAGGCGCAGCACGCGCTGTTGCAATCGCAGAAGGTGGAAGCGCTGGGCCGGCTGACGCTGGGCATGGCGCACGATTTCAACAACCTGCTCACGGTGATGGCGACCAGCCTGGACCTGATTGCCTTGCGCGCCGGCGACGATGCGCGCACGCGCATGCTGGTGGAAGCGGCGCAGACGGCGGTGGATCGCGGCGCCTTGCTGACGCGGCAGCTGCTGTCGTTTGCGCGCGGTCAACGGCTGGCACCGGAACGACACGCCGCCAACGCGGTAGTGACGCGTGCGCTGGAGCTGCTGCGCCGCGCTTGCCCGGCTGGAATTGGCCTGGCGTTGCAGCTGTCCGATGCATTGCCGGATGTCTGCGTTGACCCCAGTCAGCTCGAATCGGCACTGCTCAACCTGGTGTTCAACAGTTGCGATGCAATGCCCAACGGTGGCGCGATCGCCGTGAGCACCGCCGTGCAGCAGCGCGCTGCGCCATCGGATCCGCACGGCGCCGTGCGCGGCTATGTCGGCATCGCGGTGCGCGACGACGGCCCGGGCATGTCGGTGCACGTGGCGCAGCGCGCCAGCGAACCGTTTTTCACCACCAAGGATGTTGGCAAGGGCTCCGGCCTCGGATTGAGCCAGGTATTCGGCTTTGCATCCCAGTCCGGTGGTTTTGCGCAGATCGAGACCGCACCAGGACGCGGCACTACTGTCACCCTGTTTCTCCCGGCCATCGAGGAGGCCGAGCATGACTGAATCCCTGCGCCTGCTGATGGTGGAAGATCAAGAAGAACTGCGCGAGTTGATCGGCGAAGCGCTGCGCGATGCCGGCATCAGTGTCGACACCGCCGACGACGGCCATGGCGCGTTGCGCATGCTGCGCGAGAGCGGGCCTTACGACGTGGTATTCAGCGACATCCGCATGCCCAACGGCATGTCGGGCATCGAGTTGAGCGAGCAGGTGGCGCAGCTGCTGCCGCAGGCGCGCGTGATCCTGGCATCGGGCTTTGCCAAGGCGCAGCTGCCGCCGCTGCCGGCGCGGGTCGATTTCCTGCCCAAGCCGTATCGCCTGCGCCAGCTCATCGACATGCTGAAGGGCGTGGCCGCCAGCGCCTGAGAGCCGCCGGCCGCCGCGGCAGGGCATGCTCGCCTCGTGCCAGCCTCGGCGCGCACCAGTCCATACCGGTTGCCAGTGGCCGCCAATCCACCGCGCGTTCGCCAACGTCTCAGGCGGTGCCGACAGCGCTGCGCGCGCAGGTGGGGAAGCGGTCAGTCCACAGCATGTACCGTCCAGGCCACCAGCCGTATCACCAGCGGGCGCACGACCAGCACGCAGCAAAACGCCGTCGGCATCGCGATGCGGTAGGCATCCAGCACGCGCCAAGGGAAGCCCGGCGCCAGGCCGGTGTTGGCGGCGGTGATCACCACGCACATCAACAAGGCCATGATGGCTGCCATGTAGAACGCGAAGACGAACGGCGTGGCACGCACGCCCAGCTTCCAGCGTGGACGCGCAACGACCGGGGAGGGCGGAGATGAGCGCATGGGGTGGCCTTGGAGGTGTCGCGCAATAGCGCCTTGACCGCACTGTAGGGTGGCCGGTGCAGGTGGGGTAGATCGCGTAAGCTTGCGGCTTCCGTAAGCGTGACTTACGAGCCGTTTGGTAATACGTGCTCCATCGATGAACATTCTTCAGTCGATTCGCAGTTTCGTCAGCACGGTCGATGCCGGCAGCATTGCAGGCGGCGCCAAGTTGCTTGGCATCAGCGCCGCGGCGGTGAGCCAGAACATCGCGCGGCTGGAACAGCACCTGGGCGTGCGCCTGCTGCACCGGACCACCCGTAGCCTGGCGTTGACCGAACGTGGCGCGCTGTACTTCGAGCAGGTGCGCCAACTGGAGCGCGACCTGGAGCGTGCGCGGCAACTGGTGGCCGGCCCGCAGCAGGCGCCTGCCGGGCGGCTGCGGGTGGCCAGCACCGCCGCCTTCGCCCGGCATGTGCTGGCCCCGATGTTGCCGGCGCTGCACCAGCGGTATCCGCAGTTGGAGATCGAGCTGCTGTGCACCGACCGGCTGGTGCAGCATCCGCGGGAGAATGTCGATGTCAGCCTGCGTATCGAAGCGCAGCTGGAAGACGGCCTGGTGGCCCGCTGTATCGCCCAGGTGCCGTTCGTGGTGTGCGCCGCGCCGGACTATCTTGCCCGCTGCGGCACGCCGGCCAGCCCGGACGAATTGAAGTACCACCGCTGCCTGCTGTTGCGGTACCCGGTGGACGGCCGCTTCCTGCGCTGGACCTTCGTGCGCGACGGCGTGCGTTTCCAGCCGCAGCTGGGCCAGGCGATGGTCAGCGACGATGTGGACGCATTGGCCATCATGGCCGCGGCTGGCGGCGGCATCGCGCGCGTGGCCGCTTTCGTGGCGCAGCCGTACCTGCAGCGCGGCCAGCTGCAGCCGTTGTTCGTGCCCGGGAGCGCCAACGCAAGCCAGGTCGCGCTGGAGCCGCTACGGCTGTACCTGTGCGTTGCCGACCGCCGCGACTTTACGCCCAAGGTGCGCGCCTTCATGGACCACATCGTCGAACGCCTGCCGCCGGAATGGCAGGTAACCGAACCGGCGTTGGCGCCGGGGTAGAGCGGCCGACAGAGCGTAGCGGGCACGCGTCAGCTGGGCGTGGCCAGTGCGCAGGAGTGAAGTGGGTGAGAAGGCTGCGAGGGCGCCGAGCTCTGGCCGCGGTCGCCGGACGTTCTGCGCCGCGGTGGGTCGGCCGCTCCTGGATTGCCGGTGCCAGGCCAGCTTCGATCGCCGTTGCAGCGACGCGGCGTGCACCGTTGCAATGGGTTGCATGCGCGTTGAATGACCCATGCGCGCCGGGTGGTGGCGACCCTGCGACCAGCGCGAGGCAGCCATGCCCAGCAGCGCGCTGCGCGGCGTGCGCGCAGCGATCGCCATTCTTCGCTGGTGGCGGCTCATTCAAGCCGGAGCATCACCACCGAGCGCGCAGGCAGCGCCACCGTCAGCGTCCTGCCTTGCAGGCGTGCCCCCTTGAACGATGCGGGTTCCACCGCGTGCGGCTGCGCGAACGTGTTATGCGCGGTGATCGCGGGGGCGGTGAGGATCTGTCCCTCGACACGGCGTGCGGACAGCCCCTGCACCTCCACGCTGACGTTGGCCGGGCTTGTTGCATCCAGGTTGGTCAGTGCCACATACACATGCCCATCCCTGGCCTTGACCGCCGAACCGTGCACTGCCGGCACCTGCACGCTGCCATGGCGATACTCGGGCGTGCGCAGGTCGAGCGGCAGCTGGGTGGCGTCCTGGTAGGGTTTGTACAGTGCGAACACGTGGTAGGTCGGCGTCAGCACCATCTTGTCGCCGTCGGTGAGGATCATCGCCTGCAGCACGTTGACCATCTGCGCGATATTGGCCATGCGTACACGCTCGGCATGCGCGCTGAAGATGTCGATATTCAATGCCGCCACCAAGGCATCGCGCAGGCTGTTCTGCTGATGCAGGAATCCCGGGTTCGCGCCAGGCAGGCCGGCGTACCAGGTGCCCCATTCGTCCACCACCAGCGCGACTTTCTTGGCCGGATCGTACTTGTCCATGATGGCGCTGTGCCGGGTGATCAGTTCGTCCATCACCAGGGTGCGCGAGAGCGTGTCGATCCACGCGGCCTCGTCGAAATCGGTGGACGAGGCGCGCGGCGGCCAGCCCCCGGGCACGGTGTAGTAATGCAGGCTCAGGCCATCCATCAGGGTGCCGGCCTCGCGCATCATCACCTCGGTCCAGTGGTAATCGTCGTTGTTCGGTCCGGGAGCGATCTTGAGGATCTTCTGGTTTGCGGGCGCCTTGACGAAGGTCTGGTAGCGCCGGTACACGTCGGCCGCATAGTCCACCCGCATGTTGCCGCCGCAGCCCCACAGCTCGTTGCCCACACCGAAGTAGGGCACCTGCCAGGGCGCATCGCGGCCATTGGCGCGGCGCTCGCTGGCCAGGCTGGAGCGGGTGGGGGCGGTCATGTACTCGCTCCACTGCGCGATCTCGTCCGGCGCCGCATTGCCCACGTTGCCGGCGATGTACGCCTGGGTGCCGAGCAGTTCGGTGAAGTCCATGAACTCGTGGGTGCCGAAGCGGTTGGATTCCTCCACGCCGCCCCAGTGGGTGTTGACGCGGATCGGGCGTTTCGCCGGTGCGCCCACACCGTCGCGCCAGTGGTATTCGTCGGCAAAACAGCCACCCGGCCAGCGGATATTGGGCACCGCGATCGCCTTCAACGCCGCAAGCACGTCGTTGCGATAGCCGCGCGTATTGGGAATCGGCGACTCCTCGCCCACCCACACCCCGCCATAGATGCCGGTACCCAGGTGTTCGGCAAACTGCCCGAAGACCTGGCGCGACACCTGCGCGCCAGGCTGGTCCGCGTGCAGCGTGCCGGTCACCTTCACCTCGGCCGCAGAGGCCGCCAATGCGGTGATCGCCGCAACGACCGCAACCATGCTGGGCAGCAGCCTGCTGCGTGAGGTCTGCAACGCGAGGGAAATCCACTGCATCGGCGGGGCGCTCCTGGGGTCGGTAGGCGAGGGCGTGCGCCGGCATCGCCGCAGGCGCGCCGGTAGGGTAGTGCGTGCGGGGCGGTCTGTCGCTGCGGCGCTGACCGGAAGGCGGGCACTGCCGCGTGCGCGTGCTGCCGCGTGCCGGCGGCAGTGTCCGGCCGGCCAGGATGTGCGCGAGCGCATGGCAGGCGACGGCGCCAGGCGGCTATGCTCGCGGGCTTCCAACAGCGGCGGGGCGATCCATGCAGCGAGTGTTCGGGCAGTTGCCAGACGGGACCGAGGTCCATGCGTTGACCCTGCGCAGCGATGCCGGGTTGGCGGCGGACGTGCTGACCTATGGCGGCATCCTGCACACGCTGCAGTTGACCACCGCACAGGGCGTGGTGCCGCTGGTGCTGAACCTGCCGGATCTGCCTGCCTACGCCGCCGATGGCGACAGCCTCAACATCCTGGTCGGCCGCTTCGGCAACCGCATCGCCGGTGCGCGCTACACGCTCGATGGCCTCACCCACGCGCTGGCCGCCAACGAAGGGCGCAACCAGCTGCACGGCGGCCTGCGCGGTTTCGGCCGGCGGGTCTGGAGCGTGCTGGAGCAAACCGCCGACCAGGTGCTGCTTGGCTACGACTCGCCCGATGGTGAAGAGGGCTATCCCGGCAACCTGCAGGTGCGTGCACGGCTGGCCCTGCATGGCGACACGCTGCAGCTGGACTTCGAGGCGCGCTGCGATGCCGCCACGCCGTTGAACCTGACCCATCATCCCTATTTCAATCTGTCCGGCGACCCGCAGATGCGTGCCGCAGCGCAGGTGTTGCGGGTGCCGGCGGACCGCTATCTGCCGGTGGATGCCGAATCGATCCCCACCGGGGAGATTGCCGCGGTGGCCGGTACCCCGTTCGACTTCCGCGCGCCTGCCGCGCTGGCCGAGCGGATCGACCCGGCGCATCCGCAGATCGTGCTCGGCAAGGGCTACGACCAGTGCCTGGTGCTGGCCGAGGGAGCGCGCTGCGTCGCCGAGCTGTACTCACCGCACAGCGGCGTGGCGATGCGCATCAGCAGCGATGCGCCGGCCGTGCAACTCTACGAGGGGCAGCATCTGGACGCCCATCACCCGGGGCTGGGCCGCGGCATCTGCCTGGAGCCGCAGGACTACCCGGATGCGCCCAATCACCCGCAGTTCCCCTCGGCCATCCTGCGACCCGGCCAGGTCTATCGCCGCCGCATCGCCTATCGCTTTGCCAGCCCGGGCCCGGAGCAGCCCTGGGAGGTGGTCAGTAGTGCGTTGGATGGATAGAGGCTGCGTCGGCGCCGGTGACCGTCGTTAACTCGCCGTCATCGCAATCAGCGCGGGCCCAGCACCAGCTCGATCACGAACTTGCTGCCGAAGAACGACAGCACCAGCAGCGCCATTGCGGTCAGCGTCCAGTGCACCGCCTTGGTGCCGCGCCAGCCGTTACGCCAGCGGCCGACCAGCAGCGCGCCGAACACCACCCACGACAGGATGCTGAGCACGGTCTTGTGCAGCAGGCGCTGCGCCAGGAAGTCCTGCACGAACAGCAGGCCGGTCAGCAGGGTCAGGCTGAGCAACACGAAGCCGACCGTGATCGTGCGGAACAGCAGCGTTTCCAGCTCGGTCAGCGGCGGCAGCGCACGCAGCCAGGTGTGGAAGTCGCGTCGCCGTAGCGCACGCTCCTGCAGCCACAACATGATCGCCAGCAACGCGGCGATGCCCAGGGTGGCGTATGCCAGCAAGGCCATCCAGGCGTGCAGCTCCAGCCGCCAGCCCAGGTCCGCGCTGGGCTCGTGACCATAGGCGTGGTAACAGGCCAGCAGGATCGCCGACAACGGGAACACCACCACGCCCACCGCCGCGGTCCTGCCGCGCCCACCGAACACCGCGGTCAGCCCGGCCATGCCCAGGCCGGTCAGCGACAGCGCTGCGAAGAAGTGCATGTCCGGCCCGCCGGCGGTGCGCAAGGCCACCAGCACGTGGTAGCCGGCATGCAGCGCCACCGCTGCCAGCGCCGGCCCCAGCCAGCGCGCAGGCGACTGGTTGCCATCGCGCAGCACCGCACGGGTGAGCAGGGCCGCAGCCAGCAGGTACAGGGCGAACGCGATGAGAACGATTGTCATCGTGGAAGTTTCGCATACTGGGGGCTGGGATTCGGGATTCGGGATTCGGGAATCGGGATTCGGGATTCGGGAATCGGGAATCGGGAATCGGGAATCGGGAATCGGGAATCGGGGAAAAGCGGGCGGCCGCGGGGTGTGTGGGTTTGGGGGTGGCAGGGAAGCGGTGGCACGCAGGGAAAGGAGGCGCCCGGGCGGGTGAGGTGTAGCACGGCACTGCATGACATCGGGCCCGCGCCGGCAGCGCACGGGCGGGGCGGGCTGGTCTGGTTGTGCTGCTCCTGTTCTTCGCGGGCCCCGGAGTGCTGGTCTGCGCACTGCCGCGCGTTCGCGGGGCGGCTTCGCCGGGACGGTGTCGCCAGGCGCGCGGCGGGTCGGTGGGGCGGGGCGTTGGCCGGTGCCGCTATACTCGACGCCCGTTTCCCCTTCGCGGTCCCTTGCGCATGTTCGAGTCCCTTACCCAACGTCTCTCCGGCACCATGGAGCGCCTGCGCGGCCGCGGCCGCCTGACCGAGGAGAACATCCGCGAGGCGACCCGCGAAGTGCGTATCGCGCTGCTGGAGGCCGACGTCGCGCTGCCGGTGGTGCAGGCGTTGATCGAGCGCATCAAGGTGCGCGCCGTGGGCCAGGAAGTGCTCAAGTCGCTGACCCCGGGCCAGGCGCTGATCAAGGTGGTGCGCGACGAGCTCACTGCCGTGATGGGCGCGGCCGCCACCGACCTCAATCTCAATGTGCCGGCACCGGCGATCGTGCTGATGGCCGGTCTGCAGGGCGCGGGCAAGACCACCACGGTGGGCAAGCTCGCCAAGCACCTGAAGGAAAAGCGCAAGAAAAAGGTCATGGTGGTCTCGGCCGACGTCTACCGCCCGGCCGCGATCGAGCAGCTCAAGACCCTGGCCGAACAGGTCGGCGTCTTGTTCTTCGCCTCCGATGCGTCGCAGAAGCCGGTCGACATCGTGCGCGCAGCCATCAGCGATGCGCGCAAGTCGTTCGTCGACGTGCTGCTGGTCGATACCGCCGGACGCCTGGCGATCGATCAGGCGATGATGGACGAGATCAAGGCGCTGCACGCCGCGGTCAACCCCACCGAAACCCTGTTCGTGGTCGATGCGATGACCGGCCAGGACGCGGCCAACACCGCCAAGGCCTTCGGCGAGGCGCTGCCGCTGACCGGCGTGGTGCTGACCAAGACCGACGGCGATGCCCGCGGCGGTGCCGCGCTGAGCGTGCGCTACATCACCGGCAAGCCGATCAAGTTCGTCGGTACCGGCGAAAAGACCGACGGCCTGGATGTGTTCCATCCGGACCGCGTCGCCAGCCGCATCCTGGACATGGGCGATGTGCTGTCGCTGGTGGAGCAGGTCGAGCACAGCGTCGACCAGGAAAAGGCCGCCAAGCTGGCCGCCAAGGTCGCCAAGGGCAAGAAATTCGACCTCAACGACATGAAGGAACAGCTCGAGCAGATGCAGAACATGGGCGGCATCCATGGGCTGATGGACAAACTGCCGGGCATGGGCCAGATCCCGGACAACGTCAAGCAGCAGGTCACCGGCAAGGAAGTGCCGCGCATGATCGCCATCATCAACTCGATGACCAAGAAGGAGCGCCGCAACCCGGCGTTGCTCAACGGCTCGCGCCGCGCCCGCATCGCACGCGGCTCGGGCATGCAGCCGGCCGACGTCAACAAGCTGATGAAGCAGTACCAGCAGATGGAAAAGATGATGGGCAAGCTGGCCGGTGGCGGCATGAAGGGCCTGATGCGCAACATGAAGGGCATGATGGGCGCCATGGGCGGCCGCGGCGGCATGCCGTTCCGCTGAATTTCAAACGGCGACGCGCGCGGGAAGTGCTTCGACAGCCACGCGGGCGTTGAACGTTGGCAATGCTGCTGTGCGCTGCAGCCAAGCTTTCGCTGGGCCGCGTTGTCGGCGGTGCGTCGGTAACGGCGTGTGATCGCGTATATCCTCGGTTCGATCGATCGGCATGCCAGCACGCTGATCGATCAACACGTCGACCAGCCTTATGCGTTGCCCTGGCATTGCCGACGCAGTGGCTGACGGATGTTGATCGACCCACCGCGCGCGCATTCCGCCTGCATGCGCCGAGCGGACGTCGGATGCATGGGCGGGTACCATGGCGCGTCATCACTTCAGGCCGCGCACGATGGGTTCGTTTTCGCAGATCGACGCCTTCCAGCAGCGCTTCGGCCTGCGCCTGCCGATCCTGCTCAGCCCCATGGCCGGCGCCTGCCCGGTGCCGCTGTCGGCGGCGGTTGCCAATGCCGGTGGCATGGGCGCGATGGGTGCGGTGTTGTCGCAGCCGCAGGACATCGTGACGTGGATGGCCGCCTTCGATGCGGCGAGTGCGGGCCCTGCACAGATCAATCTCTGGATTCCCGACCCGATGCCCGCGCGCGATGCGGAAGCCGAAGCGCGTGTGCGTGCGTTTCTCGCGCAATGGGGTCCGCCAGTGCCCGAGTCGGCTGGCGACGCTGCGCCGGCCGAATTCGATGCACAGTTCGACGCCTTGCTCGCTGCCCGCCCGGCGGTGGCCTCTTCGATCATGGGCGTGTTTCGCCCCGATCAGGTGGCGCGACTGAAGGCGGCCGGCATCGCCTGGTTCGCCTGTGCCACGACCCTGCAGGAG
The window above is part of the Xanthomonas campestris pv. badrii genome. Proteins encoded here:
- a CDS encoding alpha-N-arabinofuranosidase — encoded protein: MQWISLALQTSRSRLLPSMVAVVAAITALAASAAEVKVTGTLHADQPGAQVSRQVFGQFAEHLGTGIYGGVWVGEESPIPNTRGYRNDVLAALKAIAVPNIRWPGGCFADEYHWRDGVGAPAKRPIRVNTHWGGVEESNRFGTHEFMDFTELLGTQAYIAGNVGNAAPDEIAQWSEYMTAPTRSSLASERRANGRDAPWQVPYFGVGNELWGCGGNMRVDYAADVYRRYQTFVKAPANQKILKIAPGPNNDDYHWTEVMMREAGTLMDGLSLHYYTVPGGWPPRASSTDFDEAAWIDTLSRTLVMDELITRHSAIMDKYDPAKKVALVVDEWGTWYAGLPGANPGFLHQQNSLRDALVAALNIDIFSAHAERVRMANIAQMVNVLQAMILTDGDKMVLTPTYHVFALYKPYQDATQLPLDLRTPEYRHGSVQVPAVHGSAVKARDGHVYVALTNLDATSPANVSVEVQGLSARRVEGQILTAPAITAHNTFAQPHAVEPASFKGARLQGRTLTVALPARSVVMLRLE
- the ffh gene encoding signal recognition particle protein, which gives rise to MFESLTQRLSGTMERLRGRGRLTEENIREATREVRIALLEADVALPVVQALIERIKVRAVGQEVLKSLTPGQALIKVVRDELTAVMGAAATDLNLNVPAPAIVLMAGLQGAGKTTTVGKLAKHLKEKRKKKVMVVSADVYRPAAIEQLKTLAEQVGVLFFASDASQKPVDIVRAAISDARKSFVDVLLVDTAGRLAIDQAMMDEIKALHAAVNPTETLFVVDAMTGQDAANTAKAFGEALPLTGVVLTKTDGDARGGAALSVRYITGKPIKFVGTGEKTDGLDVFHPDRVASRILDMGDVLSLVEQVEHSVDQEKAAKLAAKVAKGKKFDLNDMKEQLEQMQNMGGIHGLMDKLPGMGQIPDNVKQQVTGKEVPRMIAIINSMTKKERRNPALLNGSRRARIARGSGMQPADVNKLMKQYQQMEKMMGKLAGGGMKGLMRNMKGMMGAMGGRGGMPFR
- a CDS encoding LysR family transcriptional regulator, translating into MNILQSIRSFVSTVDAGSIAGGAKLLGISAAAVSQNIARLEQHLGVRLLHRTTRSLALTERGALYFEQVRQLERDLERARQLVAGPQQAPAGRLRVASTAAFARHVLAPMLPALHQRYPQLEIELLCTDRLVQHPRENVDVSLRIEAQLEDGLVARCIAQVPFVVCAAPDYLARCGTPASPDELKYHRCLLLRYPVDGRFLRWTFVRDGVRFQPQLGQAMVSDDVDALAIMAAAGGGIARVAAFVAQPYLQRGQLQPLFVPGSANASQVALEPLRLYLCVADRRDFTPKVRAFMDHIVERLPPEWQVTEPALAPG
- a CDS encoding cytochrome C assembly family protein codes for the protein MTIVLIAFALYLLAAALLTRAVLRDGNQSPARWLGPALAAVALHAGYHVLVALRTAGGPDMHFFAALSLTGLGMAGLTAVFGGRGRTAAVGVVVFPLSAILLACYHAYGHEPSADLGWRLELHAWMALLAYATLGIAALLAIMLWLQERALRRRDFHTWLRALPPLTELETLLFRTITVGFVLLSLTLLTGLLFVQDFLAQRLLHKTVLSILSWVVFGALLVGRWRNGWRGTKAVHWTLTAMALLVLSFFGSKFVIELVLGPR
- a CDS encoding aldose epimerase family protein, coding for MQRVFGQLPDGTEVHALTLRSDAGLAADVLTYGGILHTLQLTTAQGVVPLVLNLPDLPAYAADGDSLNILVGRFGNRIAGARYTLDGLTHALAANEGRNQLHGGLRGFGRRVWSVLEQTADQVLLGYDSPDGEEGYPGNLQVRARLALHGDTLQLDFEARCDAATPLNLTHHPYFNLSGDPQMRAAAQVLRVPADRYLPVDAESIPTGEIAAVAGTPFDFRAPAALAERIDPAHPQIVLGKGYDQCLVLAEGARCVAELYSPHSGVAMRISSDAPAVQLYEGQHLDAHHPGLGRGICLEPQDYPDAPNHPQFPSAILRPGQVYRRRIAYRFASPGPEQPWEVVSSALDG
- a CDS encoding DUF2798 domain-containing protein, with translation MRSSPPSPVVARPRWKLGVRATPFVFAFYMAAIMALLMCVVITAANTGLAPGFPWRVLDAYRIAMPTAFCCVLVVRPLVIRLVAWTVHAVD
- a CDS encoding PAS domain-containing sensor histidine kinase yields the protein MDAQTAIDNAGLLSHDSRQCQLLVQSVSDYAIYMLDVAGHVRSWNPGGQRIKGYRADEVLGAHFSRFYLPEDVQRNEPKRNLELARQQGRLATEGWRLRKDGSRFWASVVIEPVLEFGVLVGFAKITRDVNDRHEAQRLLQQAQHALLQSQKVEALGRLTLGMAHDFNNLLTVMATSLDLIALRAGDDARTRMLVEAAQTAVDRGALLTRQLLSFARGQRLAPERHAANAVVTRALELLRRACPAGIGLALQLSDALPDVCVDPSQLESALLNLVFNSCDAMPNGGAIAVSTAVQQRAAPSDPHGAVRGYVGIAVRDDGPGMSVHVAQRASEPFFTTKDVGKGSGLGLSQVFGFASQSGGFAQIETAPGRGTTVTLFLPAIEEAEHD
- a CDS encoding response regulator — translated: MTESLRLLMVEDQEELRELIGEALRDAGISVDTADDGHGALRMLRESGPYDVVFSDIRMPNGMSGIELSEQVAQLLPQARVILASGFAKAQLPPLPARVDFLPKPYRLRQLIDMLKGVAASA